One stretch of Chryseobacterium sp. LJ668 DNA includes these proteins:
- a CDS encoding succinate dehydrogenase/fumarate reductase iron-sulfur subunit, whose protein sequence is MSAKKGLHLTLKIWRQKNTKTKGQFETYKISDVSTDSSFLEMLDILNENLINEGKEPIAFDHDCREGICGMCSLYINGRAHGPDTGITTCQLHMRMFKDGETIVIEPWRSAAFPVIKDLMVDRSAFDRVMAAGGFISVNTSGNTLDANAIPIPKEDADKAMDAAACIACGACVASCKNGSAMLFVGAKVSQYALLPQGRVEAKRRVLNMVKAMDEEGFGNCSNTGACEVECPKGISLENIARMNREYITAYADRG, encoded by the coding sequence ATGAGTGCAAAAAAAGGCCTTCATCTTACTCTGAAAATTTGGAGACAAAAAAATACAAAAACTAAAGGTCAGTTTGAGACCTACAAAATATCAGATGTTTCTACAGATTCTTCTTTCTTGGAAATGTTAGACATTCTGAACGAGAACTTAATCAACGAAGGAAAAGAGCCAATCGCCTTTGATCACGACTGTCGTGAAGGAATCTGCGGTATGTGTTCTCTTTACATCAATGGTAGAGCTCACGGTCCTGATACTGGGATTACAACGTGCCAGCTTCACATGAGGATGTTCAAAGACGGTGAAACCATCGTTATTGAGCCTTGGAGAAGTGCTGCATTTCCTGTGATCAAAGATTTAATGGTTGACAGAAGTGCATTCGACAGAGTGATGGCTGCAGGTGGATTTATCTCGGTAAATACTTCAGGAAACACTTTGGATGCCAATGCAATTCCGATTCCTAAAGAAGACGCAGATAAAGCAATGGATGCAGCAGCATGTATCGCTTGTGGAGCTTGTGTTGCTTCTTGTAAAAATGGTTCTGCCATGTTATTCGTTGGAGCTAAAGTTTCCCAGTATGCACTTTTACCGCAAGGTAGAGTAGAAGCGAAACGAAGAGTTCTGAATATGGTAAAAGCCATGGATGAAGAAGGATTCGGAAACTGTTCCAATACAGGTGCTTGTGAAGTAGAATGCCCTAAAGGAATTTCTCTTGAAAACATCGCAAGAATGAATAGAGAATACATTACTGCTTATGCAGATAGAGGATAG
- a CDS encoding TlpA family protein disulfide reductase, translating into MIKKYLLLFVIAVFAISCSKKVEVKGKIAGSSPLERIEFVEASGVATLPLVNIGLDKDGNFAGSFEAPKNGMYVINYAGKQNLIFLKGGQKVNISGTAATFPNEYVVTGDAKNDNDFFQASQKFLSTYGQGLNIQELMTGDEAKFVKAMQKIEADINRNIEENVKKYNPGKEVIEWKKSDAKVAILNLMVNYEMTKKQMSGNPSFKSGKVFTDYENKLKENNDEMVKKSPFYRQYLLTKMSPDFQKFAEAKSKGKTDITTSELFNDFLKSQKEVSQVTKDYLLAFVMAQSDIHPQTPAKTTDKIKKIIEEDIKDAGVKADIKKMQFTINGFKIGDDAPEGSLVKADGSAYKLSDNKGKPYVLVFYASWNPYIAEGTVPVLKEVVNFYKSKMNFVFVNLDDTKDQFTKTSNAMMKGIQGTNVYAEGGLNSDIAKKYGVYGFKLPNFIVVDKNGKVASRSFVNLGDQELITILDKQTGLSAPKVAPQPQMMPQMNMDPSAQPAPPVQEAPQQSAQTK; encoded by the coding sequence ATGATTAAAAAATATCTTTTGTTGTTTGTCATTGCAGTATTTGCAATTTCATGTTCAAAAAAAGTTGAAGTAAAAGGAAAAATCGCAGGAAGTTCTCCTTTAGAAAGAATAGAATTTGTTGAAGCTTCAGGGGTTGCTACTCTGCCTTTGGTAAATATTGGTCTTGATAAAGACGGAAACTTTGCAGGAAGCTTCGAAGCTCCAAAAAATGGAATGTATGTGATCAATTATGCCGGAAAGCAAAATTTGATTTTCCTTAAAGGCGGGCAAAAGGTTAATATTTCTGGAACAGCAGCTACTTTCCCGAACGAATATGTAGTGACAGGTGATGCTAAGAACGATAATGATTTTTTCCAGGCAAGTCAGAAATTTCTTTCAACTTACGGCCAGGGTTTGAATATTCAGGAATTAATGACAGGTGACGAGGCGAAGTTTGTAAAAGCAATGCAGAAGATTGAAGCTGATATCAATAGAAACATTGAGGAAAATGTAAAAAAATACAATCCTGGCAAAGAGGTGATAGAATGGAAAAAATCTGATGCCAAAGTTGCTATTCTTAATCTTATGGTTAATTATGAAATGACTAAAAAGCAGATGTCTGGTAACCCTTCATTCAAATCAGGAAAAGTTTTCACAGATTATGAAAATAAATTAAAAGAAAACAATGACGAAATGGTGAAGAAAAGCCCTTTCTACAGACAATATCTTTTAACAAAAATGAGCCCTGATTTCCAGAAATTTGCAGAAGCAAAAAGTAAAGGAAAAACAGATATCACAACTTCAGAACTGTTCAATGACTTTTTAAAGTCTCAAAAAGAAGTTTCTCAAGTTACCAAAGATTATTTACTGGCATTCGTAATGGCTCAGTCAGATATTCATCCGCAAACTCCGGCTAAGACGACAGATAAAATTAAAAAAATCATTGAAGAAGATATCAAAGATGCTGGAGTTAAAGCTGATATAAAAAAAATGCAGTTTACCATCAACGGATTCAAAATAGGTGATGATGCACCGGAAGGTTCATTGGTAAAAGCAGACGGTTCAGCTTACAAACTAAGTGATAATAAAGGAAAACCTTATGTATTGGTTTTTTATGCATCTTGGAATCCTTACATTGCAGAAGGTACAGTTCCTGTATTGAAAGAAGTGGTAAATTTCTATAAATCTAAAATGAATTTCGTTTTTGTAAACCTTGATGACACTAAAGATCAGTTTACAAAAACAAGCAATGCAATGATGAAAGGAATTCAGGGAACTAATGTTTATGCAGAAGGTGGGCTTAATTCTGATATTGCAAAAAAATACGGAGTATACGGATTTAAACTTCCAAACTTCATCGTAGTAGATAAAAATGGTAAAGTTGCCAGCAGATCTTTTGTAAACTTAGGCGATCAGGAATTGATCACCATCTTAGATAAGCAAACAGGTCTTTCTGCACCTAAAGTTGCTCCTCAGCCACAAATGATGCCACAGATGAATATGGATCCTTCAGCTCAGCCGGCTCCTCCGGTTCAGGAAGCTCCACAACAATCGGCTCAGACAAAATAA
- the rlmD gene encoding 23S rRNA (uracil(1939)-C(5))-methyltransferase RlmD — protein sequence MKKKKDVFLENIKLITAGAKGVAIGKTEDGKTVLVSGGIPGDVVNVRVKKSKSNYIEAEVKEIVEKSPYRVEPKCIHFGVCGGCKWQNMSYEKQLDFKQEEVYNNIKRIGGIDDFETVSILGAEEQYFYRNKMEFSFSNARWLTQYEISAEENYGSRDALGFHIPGMWSKILDLKECWLQEDPSNAIRLAVRNFGVENGLDFFDVRNQAGFLRTLMMRQNSKGEWMVLFQLYREEKANRAKLFDYLLEQFPQITTLVYAINPKQNDSIYDLNVNTYFGEGFLMEEMDGLKFKIGPKSFFQTNFKQALELYRKTLEFADLKGDEVVYDLYTGTGTIAQYVARNAKHVIGIESVQEAIDAAIEHAELNGLTNTTFYCGDMKNVFNDEFMENHPKADVLITDPPRDGMHQKVVEQIIKLGPEKVVYVSCNSATQARDIALMKEHYTLVKILPVDMFPQTHHVENIALLIKK from the coding sequence ATGAAAAAGAAGAAAGACGTATTTCTTGAAAATATAAAGCTCATAACTGCAGGTGCAAAAGGAGTTGCCATAGGAAAAACTGAAGATGGGAAAACTGTTTTGGTTTCCGGAGGCATCCCCGGAGATGTGGTGAATGTGAGAGTTAAGAAATCAAAATCAAACTATATTGAGGCCGAGGTAAAAGAGATTGTAGAAAAATCACCGTACCGAGTAGAACCGAAATGCATTCATTTCGGAGTTTGTGGAGGCTGCAAATGGCAGAACATGAGCTACGAAAAGCAACTTGATTTCAAGCAGGAAGAAGTGTACAACAATATCAAAAGAATTGGCGGAATCGACGATTTTGAAACCGTTTCCATCTTGGGTGCAGAAGAGCAGTATTTCTACAGAAATAAAATGGAATTTTCATTTTCCAATGCAAGATGGTTGACTCAGTACGAAATTAGCGCTGAAGAAAACTACGGCAGCAGAGATGCTCTCGGATTTCATATCCCGGGAATGTGGAGCAAAATTCTAGATTTGAAAGAATGCTGGCTGCAGGAAGATCCTTCAAATGCGATTCGTTTGGCCGTTAGAAATTTCGGAGTTGAAAATGGCTTAGACTTTTTTGATGTGAGAAACCAGGCAGGATTTTTACGTACTTTAATGATGAGACAGAATTCAAAAGGAGAATGGATGGTTTTATTTCAATTATATAGAGAAGAAAAAGCAAACCGAGCAAAACTTTTTGATTATCTGCTAGAACAGTTCCCGCAAATTACAACATTAGTGTATGCAATCAATCCAAAACAAAATGATTCTATTTATGACTTAAATGTCAATACCTATTTCGGGGAAGGATTTTTAATGGAAGAAATGGATGGTTTAAAATTTAAAATCGGTCCGAAGTCATTTTTCCAGACCAATTTTAAGCAGGCCTTAGAATTATACAGAAAGACACTTGAATTTGCAGATTTAAAAGGTGATGAAGTAGTTTATGATTTATACACCGGAACAGGAACAATTGCACAATATGTTGCAAGAAATGCAAAACACGTCATCGGAATCGAATCTGTGCAGGAAGCCATTGACGCAGCGATAGAGCATGCTGAATTAAATGGTTTAACGAATACCACCTTCTATTGTGGAGATATGAAAAATGTATTCAACGATGAATTCATGGAAAACCATCCGAAAGCAGATGTATTGATTACTGACCCGCCAAGAGATGGAATGCATCAGAAAGTGGTAGAACAAATCATAAAATTGGGACCGGAAAAAGTGGTATATGTGAGCTGTAATTCGGCAACACAGGCAAGAGATATTGCCTTGATGAAAGAGCATTATACATTGGTGAAAATTTTACCGGTAGATATGTTCCCACAAACTCATCATGTCGAAAATATTGCATTACTGATCAAAAAATAA